A window of Haloarcula sp. DT43 genomic DNA:
GGCCGAGGTGACGGCCTCCTCTATCTCGTCAGCAGACATGTCGGTGGACATCTTCAGCCCGAAGGACATGTTCTCCTCGACGGTCATGTTGGGGTACAGCGCGTAGTTCTGGAACACCATGGCGATGTCCCGTGCGCGCGGTCCCAGTTGATTGACGAGTTCGTCGCCGATGTGGATGTCACCCTCCGTCTGGGTCTCTAGTCCCGCAACGATGCGCATGAGCGTCGACTTCCCGCTCCCCGAGGGCCCGACGAAGACGATGAACTCGCCGTCGCGGATGTCCAGGGAGACGTCGTCGACCGCAACTATCGATTCCTCTTCGTCTCCGAACCGTTTCGTAACGTCGTCGATTGTGATACGAGCCATTTAGCGTGCCTCCGTCTCGCGGCTGTGTATCCCCGCCGCAGGGGTGTGGTTTGCGAGCGATACCGGTGCCGGGTGCGTCGGCGCGGTCATTCTTTGATCACCACGCCGAAGCTGAGCCCGGCCGCGAGGTACTTGTTGACCGCGACGAGGAAGATGACCACCGGAACAATCATCGCCGTCGAGGCGGCCGCCAGCATCCCCCACTCGATGGACCGGGAGCCGATGAACGAGTAGACGAACAGCGTCACCGGCACGGCCTCGAAGCTCGTCAGCACGAGCCCGAACAGCAGCTCTATCCACGCGAAGATGAAGCTGATGATGGCGACCGAGAAGATGCCGGGTTTCGCCGCCGGCAGGACGACCTTCCTGAAGCCCTGGAACTGGGTCGCGCCGTCGACCCGGGCAGCCTCCTCCAGGGTCTCGGGGATGCCGTCGAAGAACGCCTTCATCACCCAGACCACCAGCGAGAGGTTGATGCTGACGTACATCAGCACCATCCCGATTCGCGTGTCGAACAGATTGAGCTCCCGGAATATGATGAAGAAGGGGAGCACGACGGCGATGGGCGGGAGCATTCGCGAGGAGAGTATCCACACGAGCACGTCCCGCTCCATCGGGATGTCGTACCGCGAGAGCACGTACGCCGCGGGAACGCCGATGAGCAGGACGAGGACGACCGACGCCGACACCATGACGAGGCTGTTGGCGAAGGCCGCGACGAACCCGGAGTCCTGAATCAGCTGGATGTAGTTGTACACGGTCGGCAGGAATATCCAGTCCGGCGGCAGCGAGTTCGCCGTTCCCGGCGGCTTCAACGACATCGAGGCGAGCCAGTACAGCGGGAACAGCACGATGAACGACCACGTCAGCAAGATGGTGTGTCGAACGACCGTGACCAGCGTCTCGCGCGTGTCCTTGTCGAGTCGCTGTGACGCGGTGGGGGAGTCACCGTCAGTCGTCGCCATCAGTCCCACACCCCCTCGAAGCCGACCTTCGCGATGATGATGTTACACAGCGCGACGACGAGGACGAGGTAGACGATAGCTATCGCCGCGGCCACGGGTATCTGGTTGTTGATGAACATCTGTTCGTAGATGTTGATGCTCACGAGCTGGGTCGCCGTCCCCGGGCCACCGCCAGTGAGCCCGTACACCACGCCGAATGTACGGAACAGGTCGATAAGCCGGATGAGCGTCGCGACGAAGACGACCGGCTTCATGTAGGGGATGATGACGTGGACGTAGCGTCGCCACATCGGCGCGCCGTCGACCCGCGAGGCCTCGATGAGCGTCTTCGGCACCGACGAGAGGCCGGCGTAGAAGATGATGAACATGAACGGCGTCCAGTTCCACGCGTCGAGCAGTATCACCGTCAGCAGCGGGATTTCCGAGAGGAAGTTCGGCGCTGCGAACGGCGTGCCGGTGTTTATCACGTACGGGATGATGCCGATTTCGCTGTTCAGCATGATGCGGCCGATGGTCGCGAGGGACACGGGCGCGACGGCCATCGGGACGATGAACAGCACCCGGTAGAACGACTTCACGCGGCCGGAGCCGACGCCGGCGACGAGCGCGGCCAGGACGAACCCGAGGACCGTTTCCAGCAGCAGCGCGCTCGTGACGACGGTAATCGTGACGACGAACGAGTGAATCGCGCCGCCACGGGTAAACGCCGTCTCGAAGTTGCTCAGGCCGACGAACTCGGCCGAGAACACGTCCAGCGTCGGCTCCGCGACCAGGCTGAGATACAGGTCGTAGGCCCCGGGGAAGAAGGTGATCATCACCATCACCGCAACCATCGGTGCCATGAACCAGTACGGGAGGTAGTCGTTCCAGAGGTCCCGTAGCCTGGCGACGGTCGATTGGGGTGTCGTTTCCGTTTGCGTTGGTGTACTCATTTGTGGGATGTGTTGTGGCGCAGGCGTGGCCTGAACTTAATTGCTGTAGATGTCTTCCGCGATGGACGCGGCCTGCGTCATCGCCTCCTCGGCGGTCTTCTGGCCGGCGATGGCCCGTTGCAGTTCCTCGGAGTAGCGCTGGCCCCACTGCGGGTACTTCCGGTCGAAGGGGTCCGGCGCGGCTTCCTGCAGGGATTCGAGCGTGACCTGCGCGAAGTTCTCGCCCACGCGCGAGCGGAACTCGTCGTTCTCCCAGACGGACTGCCGGACGGAGAAGGCGGCGTCGCCCTCGACGTGCATCCAGGTGTTGGTCGGCTGCGAGGACGCCCACACCATGAACAGGAACGCCTGTTCGGAGTTCTGTGCGTTCTTGGACGTGGATATCTGCCAGTTGAACGCGTTGGGCGAGAACTGGCCGTCGGCCGGGCTGGGCACCTTGGCGATGCCGATGTCGTCGGCGACCGACGAGTCGGGGCCGGTCAGGCCGGGCCAGAACAGGTTCGCGTCGGCGACGATGTGGCCGGCGCGGCCCTCCTGCATCGTCGAGAGGACGTCCGACCAGGTCTGTGTCGACGCGCCCTCCGGGCCGTAGTCCTGGAGCAGGCTCACGTACCACTCCGCCGCGTTGATGACGCCGTCGGTGTCGAGTCCGGAGTCAGTCGGGAACTCGGACCACAGCGAGGACCCGAACTCACGCAGGAACGTGTTCAGGATGTAGATGTTCATCCCGTAGCCCTTGTCGCCACGGCCGACGGTGCCGACGACGTCCGACTCGTTCTCGTGGATGGTCTGGGCGTTCTGGCGGAACTCTTCGAGCGTCTCCGCGACCTCCAGGTCGTGTTTCTCGTAGAGGTCCTTGCGGTAGAACTGCGTCTGGACCTCGA
This region includes:
- a CDS encoding carbohydrate ABC transporter permease, whose amino-acid sequence is MSTPTQTETTPQSTVARLRDLWNDYLPYWFMAPMVAVMVMITFFPGAYDLYLSLVAEPTLDVFSAEFVGLSNFETAFTRGGAIHSFVVTITVVTSALLLETVLGFVLAALVAGVGSGRVKSFYRVLFIVPMAVAPVSLATIGRIMLNSEIGIIPYVINTGTPFAAPNFLSEIPLLTVILLDAWNWTPFMFIIFYAGLSSVPKTLIEASRVDGAPMWRRYVHVIIPYMKPVVFVATLIRLIDLFRTFGVVYGLTGGGPGTATQLVSINIYEQMFINNQIPVAAAIAIVYLVLVVALCNIIIAKVGFEGVWD
- a CDS encoding carbohydrate ABC transporter permease translates to MATTDGDSPTASQRLDKDTRETLVTVVRHTILLTWSFIVLFPLYWLASMSLKPPGTANSLPPDWIFLPTVYNYIQLIQDSGFVAAFANSLVMVSASVVLVLLIGVPAAYVLSRYDIPMERDVLVWILSSRMLPPIAVVLPFFIIFRELNLFDTRIGMVLMYVSINLSLVVWVMKAFFDGIPETLEEAARVDGATQFQGFRKVVLPAAKPGIFSVAIISFIFAWIELLFGLVLTSFEAVPVTLFVYSFIGSRSIEWGMLAAASTAMIVPVVIFLVAVNKYLAAGLSFGVVIKE
- a CDS encoding extracellular solute-binding protein, whose protein sequence is MTNSNRRTFLKATGVGLLGGLAGCTRGGNSSGGSGSDGSSDGSDGGTSTDGSDGELAIPLSEYEDADIDWRQFEGSSINIGAVQHPWVSAIKPAVPVFEELTGIDVVWNVLPEQQFRTKRQTDVSTGAGQFDVFYMDQVVNQFREEGWIQPLDPFFEDDSLFDEDWYDTDDLFEASRWQAHGGGYSDTWTGMPITVEVQTQFYRKDLYEKHDLEVAETLEEFRQNAQTIHENESDVVGTVGRGDKGYGMNIYILNTFLREFGSSLWSEFPTDSGLDTDGVINAAEWYVSLLQDYGPEGASTQTWSDVLSTMQEGRAGHIVADANLFWPGLTGPDSSVADDIGIAKVPSPADGQFSPNAFNWQISTSKNAQNSEQAFLFMVWASSQPTNTWMHVEGDAAFSVRQSVWENDEFRSRVGENFAQVTLESLQEAAPDPFDRKYPQWGQRYSEELQRAIAGQKTAEEAMTQAASIAEDIYSN